Part of the Candidatus Neomarinimicrobiota bacterium genome, GTTCATCCAGTCTGATCTATTCACGAGCCACCCTGTGCGCCTCAAACCACATTCAGTATTTTCTTCATTAATTTTGATTTGACAACCTTTTGAATTCTGTTGTTTTGTGGTCCTTGGCGTTCTTCTCCCTCCGTAGGAGACCCCACGGGTTACAGGGACTACCTTGGAGGTGGCGAATCTCATCTCAAGATCCTTTGGAAGATCCTGTGGATAATTGAGGTTGGACGTCAGACACCAAGTACGCCAGGAATACTAGAGTATATTTATTTCTCTGTGCTCTCTGTGGCTAGTCAATGAAGTTGAAAATGATTGACATCGAGAAGATGCTCAGGCTAAATTCGCCACCGCTTTTCCGAAGAGATACTCTCGACGAAACCTTCGAGATACGGAATGTTTGAGAAGAATACTCCCCGTCTGATCATCATCGGCATTGTGCTCCTCTGGGCTGTCTACGCCCTTTACCCCACTTTCAAGTATCAAACGCTAGATCCGGACGAGCTAGAAACTCTCCGGCAAACGGGGAAATTGGATGAACTGGAGAAAAGGACTATCAGGCGCGGTCTTGACCTCCAGGGCGGCATGCACATCGTCCTTGAAGTAGACATTCAGACGCTGTATGAAAACCTGGCCTCCAACAGGAATGAAAAGTTTTACGATGTCCTCAATGCTGCCAGAGAAAGAGCCGAGAAGACGGAACAGGATTTTGCCCGAGCCTTCATGACCGAGACTGAGGCAAACGAGTTAAGACTGAGACGCTACTACCCCGACTTTGGATCATCCAATCAAGCCATCATGTCTGCACTTGAGAACGAGTCTGTGGATGCCATCAACCGTGCCCTGGAGATTCTTCAGAATCGCGTTGATCAATTCGGCGTATCAGAACCGACCTTACAGAAACAGGGGAATCGAAGAATCATTGTTGAACTCGCCGGCATTCAGGATCCCGACAGGGCGAGAGCGCTCCTTGAAAGTACCGCCCAGCTCGAGTTCGTACTTCTCAAAGATCCAGACATCACTCAAGATTTTCTCACACGGATCGATAGATCTCTCAGGGGGAGAGAGGAACTCGTGGAGGTGACAGGCGATACGGCGGTGGGAATGGCAGAAGCTGGGGAGACAACGGAAGCAGTGCAAACAAGGACCGCCCAGGAAAAAGAAGTGACACTGACAGAACTCTTTGGAGAAACGGCACCTGAGGATACCACTGAAGAGGATACTTCAAGCGTTCTCGTTGACGAGCAATTGTTTGAGGAGCGCCCCTTCTCATCGCTCCTGAGAAATCTGGGCAACGATCTGGGTGTTCCTGAACAGAACGTATTTGCAGTAAGAAGAATCCTGGAAATGGCAAATACCCGGGAGATTCTGAGAGCGGGTGCCGGGCGGCTGGCCTGGAGCACGGACAGGGAATTCTGGAACAGTCCCGACGGAGCTCAGGAGGCCTTCTTCCGGCTTTACCATCTCGATGCTGAACCGGGCTTAACGGGGGGCGTTATAGAAGAGGCGACGGAGGACCTGTATAACGGTCAGCCCATTGTCAGTCTGAGCATGAATTCCGAGGGCGCCAAAACTTGGTCCCGCCTAACGGGTGCGAACGTGGGCCGACGGGTGGCCATCGTCCTGGACAAGAAAGTCCATATGGCTCCCGTGATCAGGACGAAGATCACCGATGGCCGTACCCAGGTGGAAGGATTCTCCAACATGGCGGAAGCCAAGGATATCGCTATCGTACTCCGGGCGGGCGCGTTGCCTGCCCCTGTGGACATCATCGAGGAACGCACTGTGGGGCCTTCCCTTGGACTGGACTCCATCCAAATGGGGACCCGATCCATCATCATTGGCCTCGTTCTTGTGCTTTGCTTCATGGTCATCTACTACAAAATGTCCGGTATTATTGCAGCTTTTGCCGTTAGCTGGAACCTTATTCTCGTTCTTGCCGTTCTGGCCATGCTGAAAGCCACGCTGACCCTTCCGGGGATTGCGGGACTGATTTTGACCGTTGGCATGTCTGTGGATGCAAACGTCATCATATTTGAGCGAATCCGGGAAGAATTTGCGAAGGGTAAGACTGTGAAGGCCGCGATTGATAGCGGCTACTCCCGGGCTCTCACCACCATCATCGATGCCAATGTTACCACCATTCTGGCTGCGCTGGTACTCATGCAATTCGGGACAGGTCCTCTCAAAGGATTTGCTGTCGTGCTCTTCTGGGGTATTACCATCAGTATGTTCACCGCTATTTTCACCACCCGGACCATCTTCAATGTCGTCACTTCAAGACGGCACCTGCAGAAACTGAGCATATGAGATTCCTGAAAGAAACGCACATCAATTTTCTTGGAATGCGCCGATTTGGCTTTGTCGTTTCAGGTGCCCTTATCCTGGCGGGACTGGTATCTCTTTTCCTTCAAGGGGGACCGAGACTTAGTATCGACTTCGAAGGGGGAACGCTGGTCCAAATCCAGTTCAGGGAAAACGTGGACATTTCCAGTATCCGCACGGCCCTGGAGATGATCAATATGGACAACAGTGAAATTCAAACGTTCGGTGCCCCCAACGAGATCTTGATCCGCCTCAAGACGTTCCAGGAAACCGAATCGCTCACGGCACAACTCTCGAACAGCATAAAGCAGGTTCTTCCCCACGAAGAGCTTGAGTTCAGACGCATTGAGACGGTGGGACCCAAGATCGGTTCTGAACTCAGCAGCAAAGCACTCCTTGCGGTTTTTTCCGCCATCGCAGGTATTCTCATATACATCTCCATCCGGTTCGAGTTCAAGTTTGCCATGGGAGCCATTGCCGCGCTCGTTCATGATGTCCTCATCACACTCGGCATTTTCTCCATCATGAACTATGAAATCTCCCTGGCCATCATCGCTGCTTTCCTCACCATTGTAGGGTATTCTCTTAATGACACCATCGTCGTTTTTGACCGGATCCGGGAGAACCTGAAACGGTTCAAACAGGAATCCTACGTTTCCATCATTGACCGGAGCATCAATGAATCGCTGTCGAGGACAATTATCACATCACTCACAACCTTTGTCGTTGTCTTCACTCTCTGGATCGCAGGGGGCGAGGTGATTAGGTATTTCGCTTTTGCCATGATCGTTGGTGTCATTGTGGGAACCTACTCCTCCATATTCATCGCCAGCCCTGTTGTCGTCATCTGGCAGGAAAAGGCGGGCCGGGGCGAAAGTTCCTAAGTTCTCCAGACTCTGAATCGATCAATTCAGGATACCTGCGCTTCATCTGGACAGTGGATTTTTCATTTCACGGATTCGTGGATGTGTTCCTTTCTCCCGGCCATAAGTAGCTGAGTAATCTGTGCGCCCGAAAGTTCTCTTTCTGTACATTCTTCTGTGTGCCGTCTGGAGCACCACCTGGCTTGTTCTGAAAATAAGCCTCACGGGAACACCGCCCATTCTGGGAGTTGCTCTCAGATTCTCCATTTCTGCATTCGTACTCTGGATGATTTTCTTCCAGAGGAGGGAAAAACTGACCTTCACAAGACCGGCAATAAAGGTCTATCTGGGATTCGGTGTCCTGAATTTCGCCACCTCCTATACACTCACCTACTGGGGAACCCAGTATATCTACTCCGGCCTTTCTGCCATTCTCTGGGCGACACTGCCCATTTTCGTTGCTATCATGGCTCACTTCATGCTGCCAGATGACCCGCTTACAATCCGGAAAATTGTTGGGGGAACAGTTGGTCTGCTGGGAACCTCTTTCATTTTCTTCCGAGGTGCGGAATCGTTCGAGGATTTCAATCTCATCGGTGTCCTGGCCATTCTTCTGGCGGTTATCATAGCCGCGGGACCCAACGTTCTCTATAAACTGCATCACCAAACGGTGTCACCACTTCATGTGAATGTGGTTGCCCAGACGGTTGCCGCCGTTCTACTTTTTCCCCTTTCGTGGATCCTTGAGGAGCCCGGAACCATGGTGTGGGATTCGGTCAATATCGCCGCCCTGCTCTACCTCGCTCTCTTCGGAACAGTCTTCACCTGGTCCGTCTACATTTGGCTGCTGACTCAGTTGACGGTCACTCAAGTGTCCGCTGTGGCTTTGATTCCCCCGGCGATGGCCGCATTACTGGGATGGGCGTTTCTGGGAGAGACTTTCACACCCAGAATGATGGTTGGCTCGATTCTGATCCTGCTGGGTGTCTTAGTGGTAAACTTGCACAGGAAGCCGATAAGAGAGAGGGGATCGAGGTGAGGTTCGAAATCCGGCCAGCTGCGGACTTCGACTTCTATCGCGGTCTGGAAGATGTGACTCGTGAACCTTTTGGACTGACGGAATGTCTGAATGGGGATCGATACACAACAGTCCTTTTCCAGGAGATTCTCACGATCAGACAGGAGATGACCGGCGGTGACCTCGTGGCCGAATGGGACGGGAATAGCCTCAAACAGAGGCCCATCATTGAGGGAGAAATTAGAAGACGGTTTGGCCTGGACCAGGACCTGAATGCGTTTAAGTGTTCTGTAAGAGACGATTCAAAGTTGGGTCCCGTTGTTGAAAGACTAAGTGGACTGACGGTATTTCAGAAATCCACCCCTTTCGAGGCCCTCGTCTCCGCCATCACCGATCAGCAACTAACCGTCCATTTTGCCACAACACTGAAACGGAGGCTGATCGAAACATACGGCGAAAGAATAGATCGTGGTGATATTCGTCTCTGGAACTTCCCGTCACCTGAAACTCTCGCGAACATTGAGGACCAGGACCTGCGCCCTCTTCAATATTCCGGTTCAAAAAGTCGGTCGATTGTTCAACTGGCAAAAGGCGTGGTCTCCGGAGATTATCCGCTTTATGAATGGGGAGGACTCAACGATGAGGATCTGCAGGAGAACCTCATGGGAATCTATGGTGTCGGTAGATGGACGGCAGAATACACCGCCCTTGTCGGATACGGCCGGAGCGATGTCATTCCTGCAGCCGACATTGGACTGCAGAGGGCCGTGGGCATTCTGTATGAAATGACTGACCGGCCGCAGGAGTCCGAAGTAAGAACTCTGGCAGAGAGGTGGCGTCCGTTCCGGGGATTTGCCACCTACTATATCTGGCATGAATTCGAATAGGAGGAAAAGTCGAATGATCCACTATACTTTCTTCAACTCACCTGTGGGGAGAATATCTATCGCCAAATCGGAGAGAGGTATCTGCCGGATTGGACTCCCTGGCGAATCGGAAGATTCCTTTCTTGCCTGGCATCGAAAATACTTCCCGGGAGAGAATGTGGTGAAAAGCGGACCGGCCCTGTCCGACGCCGTGGAGGAATTGATGCGCTACCTCGCTGGCGAATTGAGAGTGTTTTCGCTCGCGCTCGATCTGAGAACGTCCTTATTCAGACAAAAGGTGCTGGAGGAGGTTAGGACTATCCCCTACGGCGAGACGGCTTCCTACAAGGAGATTGCCGAAAGAATGGGCAAACCGGGTGCCGCTCGAGCGGTGGGAGGGGCCAACGCTCATAACCCTCTTCCCATCGTTATTCCATGCCACAGAGTCGTGGCCCACGATGGAACGCTCGGTGGATATGGCGGTGGCCTTAATCTGAAAGAGCATTTACTTCAGCTGGAAGGCGCACCTTGACGAAGAAGGTCCGCTCGGCTGGGACACTCCCCTGGTTGTGATTGTCCAATTGTTCTTTCGGACGTAATTTTCCGTTCGACATATGGGTCGCTTACTCAAGAGGATTCGGGGAAAGATCGTGGCCGGTCTGGTTACCATCGCCCCCATCGCTGCCACAATCTATGTCATCAAGTTTCTCTTCAACATATTTGACAACTTCCCTCTTCTGGACCGGCTTCTTCCACGGGAGATCCCCGGACTGGGTCTCATCCTGTCACTCTTTGTA contains:
- a CDS encoding DMT family transporter — encoded protein: MRPKVLFLYILLCAVWSTTWLVLKISLTGTPPILGVALRFSISAFVLWMIFFQRREKLTFTRPAIKVYLGFGVLNFATSYTLTYWGTQYIYSGLSAILWATLPIFVAIMAHFMLPDDPLTIRKIVGGTVGLLGTSFIFFRGAESFEDFNLIGVLAILLAVIIAAGPNVLYKLHHQTVSPLHVNVVAQTVAAVLLFPLSWILEEPGTMVWDSVNIAALLYLALFGTVFTWSVYIWLLTQLTVTQVSAVALIPPAMAALLGWAFLGETFTPRMMVGSILILLGVLVVNLHRKPIRERGSR
- the secF gene encoding protein translocase subunit SecF, coding for MRFLKETHINFLGMRRFGFVVSGALILAGLVSLFLQGGPRLSIDFEGGTLVQIQFRENVDISSIRTALEMINMDNSEIQTFGAPNEILIRLKTFQETESLTAQLSNSIKQVLPHEELEFRRIETVGPKIGSELSSKALLAVFSAIAGILIYISIRFEFKFAMGAIAALVHDVLITLGIFSIMNYEISLAIIAAFLTIVGYSLNDTIVVFDRIRENLKRFKQESYVSIIDRSINESLSRTIITSLTTFVVVFTLWIAGGEVIRYFAFAMIVGVIVGTYSSIFIASPVVVIWQEKAGRGESS
- a CDS encoding methylated-DNA--[protein]-cysteine S-methyltransferase; the encoded protein is MIHYTFFNSPVGRISIAKSERGICRIGLPGESEDSFLAWHRKYFPGENVVKSGPALSDAVEELMRYLAGELRVFSLALDLRTSLFRQKVLEEVRTIPYGETASYKEIAERMGKPGAARAVGGANAHNPLPIVIPCHRVVAHDGTLGGYGGGLNLKEHLLQLEGAP
- the secD gene encoding protein translocase subunit SecD — its product is MFEKNTPRLIIIGIVLLWAVYALYPTFKYQTLDPDELETLRQTGKLDELEKRTIRRGLDLQGGMHIVLEVDIQTLYENLASNRNEKFYDVLNAARERAEKTEQDFARAFMTETEANELRLRRYYPDFGSSNQAIMSALENESVDAINRALEILQNRVDQFGVSEPTLQKQGNRRIIVELAGIQDPDRARALLESTAQLEFVLLKDPDITQDFLTRIDRSLRGREELVEVTGDTAVGMAEAGETTEAVQTRTAQEKEVTLTELFGETAPEDTTEEDTSSVLVDEQLFEERPFSSLLRNLGNDLGVPEQNVFAVRRILEMANTREILRAGAGRLAWSTDREFWNSPDGAQEAFFRLYHLDAEPGLTGGVIEEATEDLYNGQPIVSLSMNSEGAKTWSRLTGANVGRRVAIVLDKKVHMAPVIRTKITDGRTQVEGFSNMAEAKDIAIVLRAGALPAPVDIIEERTVGPSLGLDSIQMGTRSIIIGLVLVLCFMVIYYKMSGIIAAFAVSWNLILVLAVLAMLKATLTLPGIAGLILTVGMSVDANVIIFERIREEFAKGKTVKAAIDSGYSRALTTIIDANVTTILAALVLMQFGTGPLKGFAVVLFWGITISMFTAIFTTRTIFNVVTSRRHLQKLSI